GAGGCCACCCGGCCCGCCTTGCGTCAACACCCACACCAGGCCGAACGTGTTGAAATTCCACATGAAGGTCAAGGAGATGATCGCCGCCAGCACCGGCGCCAGCATCGGCAAGGTGATGTGCAGAAACTCGCGGCCGGCGCCCGCGCCATCGAGGCGTGCGGCTTCATATAAATCCGCGGAGATCGATTGCAGGCCGGCGAGCAGAAACACCGCCGCTTTGGGAATCTCGCCCCAGATGCCGGCAACGATGACCGCCGGAATGGCGAATTCAAAACTCGCCAGCCAATTCACCGGTTTGGCAATCACGCCCAGGCTCGCCAGCGCCGCGTTCAGCCAGCCGGCGTCCATGTCATAAATCTGCCGCCATACAATGCCGCGAATGATGGGCGGCATGGCCCAGGGCGCGAGCATTAGAATGGCGTAGATCGAAGTGAACCGGATCCTGGTATTCAACAGCATCGCCAAAAGCAATCCCAGCATCACCTGGCCGGCGGTCACCGCCAGCGTCCACAACATGCCGACGCGGAAAGATTGCCAGAAAAAAGTATCGCGCGCCAGTTGCACGTAGTTATCCCAGCCGTTGAAGTGGGGCGGATCGCCGAGGCGATAGTCCGTGAAGCCAAGATAGATGCCGCGCGCCAGCGGGATGATGGAAAACAGTAACACCGGCACGATGACGGGCAGTAACAGCTTGAGCTGTTCGAGTGGTGGTGATTTCCGGTTGCGCAAAGGATTTTGCCAGAATCGAATGGTTACGCTCGCGGCCAGGGCCGCATTATTGGCGGCGCGCCGCGGATGGCAGCGGCGCCGTGCAGGCAGCTACAAAAGCTGCGGCGTGGTGATCGTAGCTTGCTCCGGTGCGGTCACGGCCCACGATCAGAATCAATTCTTGTTGTGGATCAACCTGAAAGATCGCGCCGGAGGCCGCGGCGTGGCCGAAGGCTTGCTCGCTGAGACCGTTGCCTGCTGCCGGCGCGGTGCCAATGCCCCAGCTTTGCTGGAGCGCGGGATTGAGGGCAGCCAGCGGCGCGGGCAGCAGCTTGCGAAAATTCTCCTCCGAGAAAAATTCATACGCTCCGTAGCGGCCGCGCTGCAACAGCATTTGCCCCAATTTCGCCAGATCCAAGCAGGTGGCATACAAGCCGCCATAGGTGTTGTCGGCGACCGCCTGCTGCATGCCGAGCGGCGCGAAGAGGCACACTTCGAACAAATACGGCACGGCGCGGCCGCTCAGGCGTTCCATCACTTTACCGGCCAGCGCATAGCCCAGGCGATTGTATTGAAAGCGGCGGCCGACTTCGAACAACGGCAGCGCCTGCGCCACTTGATTCTCCAAAGCCGGATTCCAATCCGAGGCCCATTCGCCGTGCCAGGCGCCGCCATGGGTATGCGTGAACAGATGGCGCAACGTGAGCGCCGTTGCGCCGCCGGTCTTGATTTCCGGCAAGTATTCCTGCACCGGCGCCTCGAGATCGAGCAGGCCTTGATCGACGAATTGCATCAGCAAGACGCCGGTGAGCAGCTTGGTAATCGAGGCCATCCAGGTGGGCGTGGCAGTGGTCATCGCTGTGCCGTCTGGCAAGCGGCCGAACGCTTCATGAAAGACGATTTGGCCCCGGTGCACGACCAGCGCCGTCAGCGGTTCTTCGGCGGCGGCCGCCCAATTCTCACAGACCGCGCGGATTTTTTGCAGCGCCGAGGGGGTGAATACCGCGCTCTCGCCGCCAGCCGCGAGCAATTCGGGTGCTTTGGAGGCAGGCCGCGGCTGCGGAGGCTGGAACAAGACCGGCAATTGCGCGAGATTTTCCTGTTTGCGTTTGAACTCGATCCACCATTGCCGATCGCGCAGCCGCGGGCTGTCGAAGTTTCCAGAGATGGAATCCATTTCTGCCAGGCCGGCGAGAAAAATCGCGGCATCGGCGCTGGTGTGCAGATAGTGAATCATATCCCCGAATGAAAACACACGCCATTCGCGCGCGTAGCGCTGCCACAGCGTCGGCGCGAGGCCGAGCGCCGGCAGCGGGTTGATTCGAATGGAAGCCTCGCGGCTGTAGTCGTCGAGTTCGAGCGGCGCGCAGAAAAGGGTGAGAAAGCGCTTGATGGTGAATCCCTGGGGCGTGGCGCCTTCGACTACCGCAGCATAGCGGCCGGGCGCAGCGGCGGCGGTCACTTGCTGCATCGCGCGGTTGAAATAGCGCACGCGCAGCTCGAACGGGCCCAGCTCATTGTCGACCATTGCCGGCCGTTTCCACGCGATGGCCGGCAAGGCACCAGGCGG
This DNA window, taken from bacterium, encodes the following:
- a CDS encoding sugar ABC transporter permease codes for the protein MRNRKSPPLEQLKLLLPVIVPVLLFSIIPLARGIYLGFTDYRLGDPPHFNGWDNYVQLARDTFFWQSFRVGMLWTLAVTAGQVMLGLLLAMLLNTRIRFTSIYAILMLAPWAMPPIIRGIVWRQIYDMDAGWLNAALASLGVIAKPVNWLASFEFAIPAVIVAGIWGEIPKAAVFLLAGLQSISADLYEAARLDGAGAGREFLHITLPMLAPVLAAIISLTFMWNFNTFGLVWVLTQGGPGGLTRLPMLAAYEEAFRYGYVGYAAAIGNVMVIVVSLVLFAYLRLQFRERMA
- a CDS encoding beta-lactamase family protein, which translates into the protein MRTRLLLFAAIILRLAGLAHAQIEVAAVARLHFRAATDSLNWFEGFARPVAGTNAPYASHRSAEAPAPALVARTQGRDSAIVWQTATLPAGWRATTATFVWVCGLGSNLGEGQFELRLNRRRVLVFSTPKQPAWEMIGEGGATLAFTAVFQNHHRAHFGYMTLTMPAAWLQPGRSATITITGRQSPQEIWYRTFAYPDALTHLRTQEFQEVFADLEVWHLGEAKLAAYAPAAWAGRVLAVYGEDQLIGRQAFEAENDLAAARMAIPRALQNAGEIKLRVEERVVATVDLRELAGRRLQAFLEEELRAERYVFPPGALPAIAWKRPAMVDNELGPFELRVRYFNRAMQQVTAAAAPGRYAAVVEGATPQGFTIKRFLTLFCAPLELDDYSREASIRINPLPALGLAPTLWQRYAREWRVFSFGDMIHYLHTSADAAIFLAGLAEMDSISGNFDSPRLRDRQWWIEFKRKQENLAQLPVLFQPPQPRPASKAPELLAAGGESAVFTPSALQKIRAVCENWAAAAEEPLTALVVHRGQIVFHEAFGRLPDGTAMTTATPTWMASITKLLTGVLLMQFVDQGLLDLEAPVQEYLPEIKTGGATALTLRHLFTHTHGGAWHGEWASDWNPALENQVAQALPLFEVGRRFQYNRLGYALAGKVMERLSGRAVPYLFEVCLFAPLGMQQAVADNTYGGLYATCLDLAKLGQMLLQRGRYGAYEFFSEENFRKLLPAPLAALNPALQQSWGIGTAPAAGNGLSEQAFGHAAASGAIFQVDPQQELILIVGRDRTGASYDHHAAAFVAACTAPLPSAARRQ